A single genomic interval of Nonomuraea rubra harbors:
- the gap gene encoding type I glyceraldehyde-3-phosphate dehydrogenase yields MRLGINGFGRIGRAVLRRALRTDLEIVAVNDIADPATLAHLFRHDSTYGPLDLPVTAAPGLLEVDGRKLAVSGCADPAQIDWRAHDVELVIDATGRFRTRDALASHLKAGARKVLLSAPGKGLDATIVPGVNDAAYDPVRHEIVSLASCTTNCVAPMVKVLHERFGLVRGFMTTIHAYTGDQMLLDAPHKDPRRARSAAVNIVPTTTGAARMVGQVLPELEGRLDGVAIRVPVEDGSITDLSAQLSRPVTAQEINDVFAGAARDDLHGILRYSTDPLVSRDIIGDAASCVFDSALTQASGDLVKVFGWYDNEWGYANRLVEMAQRMA; encoded by the coding sequence ATGAGACTCGGAATCAACGGATTCGGCAGGATCGGCAGAGCCGTCCTGCGCCGCGCGCTCCGCACCGACCTGGAGATCGTCGCCGTCAACGACATCGCCGACCCGGCCACGCTGGCTCACCTGTTCAGGCACGACTCCACGTACGGGCCGCTGGACCTGCCCGTCACCGCCGCCCCCGGCCTACTGGAGGTCGACGGCCGGAAGCTCGCCGTGAGCGGCTGCGCCGACCCCGCCCAGATCGACTGGCGGGCTCACGACGTGGAGCTGGTCATCGACGCCACCGGCCGCTTCCGCACCAGGGACGCCCTGGCGAGCCACCTGAAGGCCGGCGCCCGCAAGGTGCTGCTGTCGGCCCCCGGCAAGGGCCTGGACGCCACCATCGTGCCCGGAGTCAACGACGCCGCCTACGACCCGGTCCGGCACGAGATCGTCTCGCTCGCCTCCTGCACCACCAACTGCGTGGCCCCGATGGTGAAGGTGCTGCACGAGCGGTTCGGCCTGGTGCGCGGCTTCATGACCACCATCCACGCCTACACCGGCGACCAGATGCTGCTGGACGCCCCGCACAAGGACCCGCGCCGGGCCCGCTCGGCCGCCGTCAACATCGTGCCCACCACGACCGGCGCCGCCCGCATGGTCGGCCAGGTCCTGCCTGAGCTGGAGGGCCGCCTGGACGGCGTCGCCATCCGGGTGCCCGTCGAGGACGGCTCCATCACCGACCTGTCCGCCCAGCTCAGCCGCCCGGTCACCGCCCAGGAGATCAACGACGTCTTCGCCGGTGCCGCCCGGGACGACCTGCACGGCATCCTGCGCTACAGCACCGACCCGCTCGTCTCCCGCGACATCATCGGCGACGCCGCCTCCTGCGTGTTCGACTCCGCCCTCACCCAGGCGAGCGGCGACCTGGTCAAGGTCTTCGGCTGGTACGACAACGAATGGGGCTACGCCAACCGGCTCGTCGAGATGGCCCAGCGGATGGCCTGA
- a CDS encoding flavodoxin family protein, translated as MDALVVYESMFGNTKQIAEAVAEGLATRLRAEVVEVGSAPAKVGPEVGLLVVGGPTHAFAMSRASTRRSAAQQTTHPLVSRGDGVREWLSALATASSAVRSAAFDTRVAKPRVPGSAARGIARRLRRIGVRAVAPAQSFYVTGTEGPLAAGELERARQWGQSLVASFPVTTA; from the coding sequence ATGGACGCGCTGGTCGTGTACGAATCCATGTTCGGCAACACCAAGCAGATCGCCGAGGCCGTCGCCGAAGGGCTGGCCACCCGCCTGCGAGCAGAGGTGGTCGAGGTCGGCTCCGCGCCCGCGAAAGTGGGGCCGGAGGTCGGGCTGCTCGTGGTGGGCGGGCCGACGCACGCCTTCGCCATGAGCAGGGCCTCCACCCGCCGCTCCGCCGCCCAGCAAACCACGCACCCGCTGGTCTCCCGAGGTGATGGCGTGCGCGAGTGGCTGTCGGCGCTCGCCACGGCCTCGTCCGCGGTCCGCTCGGCCGCCTTCGACACGCGCGTCGCCAAGCCGCGCGTGCCCGGCTCCGCCGCCCGTGGCATCGCCAGGCGCCTGCGCCGCATCGGCGTCCGGGCCGTGGCGCCGGCGCAGAGCTTCTACGTCACCGGCACGGAAGGACCGCTGGCGGCGGGGGAGTTGGAGCGGGCCAGGCAGTGGGGACAGAGCCTGGTGGCGTCGTTCCCCGTCACGACAGCCTGA
- a CDS encoding CBS domain-containing protein, producing MDGRHVLGILTRERIAASWSGGPQEQSSRPVRALLGCEQVPRVRQDTPLTRVAVLMLDAGCDAVPVVSGDGLFGLVTARDVLSAVAGRARPAAEPGEVVTGMFHLEPVLPHENPMGGA from the coding sequence CGTGCTCGGCATCCTGACCCGCGAGCGGATCGCCGCGTCCTGGTCGGGCGGGCCGCAGGAGCAGTCCAGCCGTCCTGTACGGGCGCTGCTCGGCTGCGAACAGGTGCCGCGGGTACGGCAGGACACGCCGCTGACCAGGGTCGCCGTCCTGATGCTCGACGCCGGCTGCGACGCCGTGCCCGTGGTGTCCGGCGACGGGCTGTTCGGGCTGGTCACGGCCCGGGACGTGCTGTCGGCCGTCGCCGGGCGGGCCAGGCCCGCCGCAGAACCCGGCGAGGTCGTGACCGGGATGTTCCACCTCGAACCTGTCCTGCCCCACGAGAACCCGATGGGAGGCGCGTGA